DNA from Mycolicibacterium alvei:
AGGTCAGCGGCCCCTGGGATGACCGAACGCTGTTCGCCGACTCGGTGGTCAATCACTCGGCCGGGACGCGCGGGCGCCGCCGCGCCCTGGCGTCCCGTCCCGTGCGCATCACCTTGATACTGGCCGTGATCGCGACGACCGTTGCCGCGTCCGTTCTTCTCATTCGCGGTTCGGGCTCCTCGTCGCACAGCAGTCCGGGACCAATCGTGACGCCCACGAGTGCGACGGTGTTCTCCCCCGGCGGTGCACCAGACCATCCGGACCAGGCGGGTCTGGCCATCGACGGCAACCCCGATACGTCATGGCCCACCGACATCTACCAAGATGCCGCACCGTTTCCGGCCTTCAAAGAAGGCGTCGGCCTGCTACTTCACCTCCCGTCGCCGGCCGCCTTGAGCGAGGTGACGATCGACGTGCCGAGCACCGGAACAGAGGTCCAGGTTCGTGCGGCCGACAGTGCCCACCCGAACAGCCTTTCCGACACCACCGAGCTGACGCCGAACATGGTGTTGCAGCCGGGGGAAAACACCATCACCGTCGACAATGAGACGGAAACCTCGAATGTGGTGGTGTGGATTTCGAAGTTGGGCACCCTCGACGGGCAGAGCCGCACGAGCATTTCAGAGATCATGCTGCGGGCCACAGGCGATTGATCGGCGGCTGCGTGGCTCCGTTGGCCGACGCCGCCCAGATCACAATGCACGCCGCCACCGAATCCGTTTCCCAGCGACATGACGCCGGCCGCTGCGCGCACGGAGGTACTCGACAGAATGGGACATTAGTGGGTGGTGCAGGCGGCCGCGCCACGAGCCGGGTCAGCGACAGCACTGAGTCCTCCCCGCACGATACGGCTTTGCTGATAGTCACCTCGGGCGATACCGAAGCGACCGCATGTGGCCGAATGTAATCGGCTGAATAGCGTTAAGCCCGCGGCGGCGGATGATCCGGCCGGGCAATCCGCCGTATGTGGCGAAGTGATGGTGCCTCAATCGGTTGGCGGAGGCCTGAAACGGGTATTACTCAACCACGGAGTTGTGTGCTGCCGGCGGCCCAGAACGCTGAGGTTCCGGTGGTTCAGAACGCAGCTGCCGGGACCGACGTCATCCTGCCTTCACGTTGTGTGCAGTGGCAACGCCCCCCAGGGTTTGCGCTCCCGCCCCGCGGCAACCCCCTGAGTTCGTCGTACCGGCTCGCCGCCGCTTAGCGATCGGAGTAACTGACCCGGGCATACCTGCCCACAAACAAACATCTACACCGAAACTAGGTAAATGCCATGATCATCGTCGGAATCATCATGATCGTTCTGGGGCTACTCCTCCCCAGTCTCGTCCCCACGTTCGCCTTCGCCCATGTCGTACTTGTCATCGGGGTCATCCTGCTGGTCGTCGGCCTGCTCATGATGCTGATGGGGCGGACGGGTCACGCCGTCGGCGGTCGACGCCACTACTACTGACCGACCCGCGGTCATAGCCGACGACACGGAGCCGACGGCTGCAATCAGGTCTGTGCCTGTCCCGCGCTGAGCCGCAGATGGTACGACAACGCACTGGGGCGCAACCGATTTCACAGTCGACCTCGCGTTCCGGCAAGTCCGAAGGAGCCAAGATGGAGACCAGCAGTAACGTTTTCATCGTCTTCGTGGTGTTCGCGGTGGCAATGCTCATCGCGGTCTTCGCGTGGGTGGCGGGCAACAAACGCTGTCAGAAGCCGACATCTGTGCGGCCCCAGACTGGGGTCTGCCCCAGCGGGACGACATCCACCGCAACGCGGCGCCGACCTCCCCTGAGCAGTTCAACGACCCAGTGG
Protein-coding regions in this window:
- a CDS encoding DUF6131 family protein, whose product is MIIVGIIMIVLGLLLPSLVPTFAFAHVVLVIGVILLVVGLLMMLMGRTGHAVGGRRHYY